A window of Cohnella herbarum contains these coding sequences:
- a CDS encoding GntR family transcriptional regulator, which translates to MSFTGMTLRDTAFQKIKMSIVNGEWEGGTFLSEKWLSEHLQMSKTPIRSALDRLEMMGLVKLMPNQGFVVQEISLKKIMDIYELRLSLETFAVSHLTGKMDRDFFAKLDANLVKQAEAVKQEDIVGYVELDREFHEVIIAGLSNEEYADAMSRIQDKFLMAVRTTFYKNKKRLWGSLNEHKQIRDALEGEDAAWTVQLIRNHIEFVKQIML; encoded by the coding sequence ATGTCCTTTACGGGAATGACGCTTAGAGATACCGCCTTTCAGAAAATAAAGATGAGCATAGTGAACGGGGAGTGGGAAGGAGGTACGTTTCTTTCGGAAAAATGGCTAAGCGAGCATCTGCAGATGAGCAAGACACCCATCCGTTCGGCGTTGGATCGGCTTGAGATGATGGGGCTAGTAAAGCTTATGCCTAATCAGGGGTTCGTCGTTCAGGAAATTTCGCTTAAGAAGATTATGGATATCTATGAATTGCGGTTATCGCTGGAGACATTCGCGGTAAGTCATTTGACCGGCAAAATGGATCGGGATTTCTTCGCTAAGCTCGATGCAAATCTGGTTAAGCAAGCCGAAGCCGTTAAACAGGAGGATATCGTAGGCTACGTGGAGTTGGACCGCGAATTTCACGAGGTGATCATAGCTGGATTGTCCAATGAGGAATACGCGGACGCGATGTCGAGAATACAAGATAAGTTCTTGATGGCTGTGCGGACGACCTTCTATAAGAATAAGAAACGGTTGTGGGGCAGCCTGAACGAGCATAAGCAAATTCGCGATGCGCTCGAAGGCGAAGACGCGGCGTGGACGGTGCAGCTGATCAGAAATCATATCGAGTTCGTGAAACAAATCATGCTTTGA
- a CDS encoding class I SAM-dependent methyltransferase: protein MDKQKLIRKFDNQSQIYEMRRKKQSERKWREKLIGSAKGKVLEVAVGAGANFCFYPKDVDVTAVDFSAAMLSKAQESAAASQVRATFIQSDIESISFPDNSFDTIVSTLSFCGYEYPVKVLESFSRWCKPGGQILLMEHGLSSNRWIGSTQKIIEPLFQRVVGCHLNRNMINIFQQSRIHIHHMERYKFNIFHLVWASPNKE, encoded by the coding sequence ATGGACAAACAGAAACTCATCCGTAAATTCGATAACCAATCCCAAATTTACGAAATGAGGAGGAAGAAGCAGTCCGAAAGGAAATGGCGGGAGAAATTGATCGGGAGTGCGAAGGGGAAGGTTCTCGAGGTAGCAGTCGGGGCCGGAGCGAATTTTTGCTTTTACCCCAAAGACGTGGATGTGACTGCTGTCGATTTCAGCGCTGCTATGTTGTCCAAGGCGCAAGAGTCCGCTGCGGCTAGCCAAGTTCGGGCCACATTCATTCAATCCGATATTGAATCGATTTCGTTTCCGGATAACTCATTCGATACGATCGTCTCGACATTATCCTTTTGCGGTTACGAATATCCGGTTAAAGTGTTGGAATCCTTTAGCAGGTGGTGCAAGCCGGGCGGTCAGATTTTACTAATGGAGCATGGTCTCAGCTCGAACCGATGGATCGGCAGCACCCAAAAGATCATCGAACCGTTATTTCAACGTGTTGTCGGCTGCCATCTGAATCGTAATATGATCAATATTTTTCAACAGTCCCGGATTCATATTCACCATATGGAACGCTACAAGTTTAATATTTTTCATTTGGTGTGGGCGTCGCCAAACAAAGAATAA
- a CDS encoding GyrI-like domain-containing protein has product MRVVELNEKKLVGIRVICPGDQYVNEIPKASLKLKERLNEINDAVNPTRLVGAFVVDDFSEEEDGYWVCIEVKEINKVPEGMVSLVVPKQKYAVIRHKGPNHEIRNTYEKLHKWIEENRLERLQRSWHLEISDEWGSNEIEDIEIDLYDTII; this is encoded by the coding sequence GTGCGAGTAGTCGAACTCAATGAAAAGAAGTTAGTTGGAATAAGAGTAATTTGTCCAGGTGATCAATATGTCAATGAAATCCCCAAGGCTTCTCTTAAACTTAAAGAAAGACTGAACGAGATTAATGACGCTGTAAATCCAACAAGACTTGTAGGGGCATTTGTCGTTGATGATTTTTCCGAAGAGGAGGATGGTTACTGGGTATGTATTGAGGTAAAAGAAATTAATAAAGTTCCTGAGGGAATGGTTTCTTTAGTAGTTCCTAAACAAAAGTATGCAGTTATAAGGCATAAGGGACCCAATCATGAAATTAGAAACACATATGAAAAGCTACATAAATGGATAGAAGAAAATAGACTTGAAAGATTACAAAGATCCTGGCATCTGGAGATATCTGATGAATGGGGATCTAATGAAATAGAAGATATTGAAATAGACTTGTATGACACAATTATATAG
- a CDS encoding GntR family transcriptional regulator encodes MGNLSLRQQAYAQILDWIESGDFPKGSVTSEVQLSKMLDMSRTPIRAALQQLELEGYVRIASKHGILILDSSSQRVSDLLEIIASMVLFSVSGSWKSKQDEIGDLSNNRLEAYQLLITTRQDDLNELIVFEYELLQRFIMLCNNSEMTKSFQSAVSRLFWNRNYRRWQAPYAGQTSIQVDKLIRSASSDLATFQEALFDYLHTLKLTWL; translated from the coding sequence ATGGGAAATCTATCTTTGCGTCAACAGGCGTATGCACAAATTTTGGACTGGATCGAAAGCGGAGATTTTCCTAAAGGTTCGGTAACCTCGGAAGTCCAACTCAGCAAGATGCTTGATATGAGCCGAACCCCAATTCGGGCTGCCCTTCAGCAGCTCGAGCTAGAAGGATATGTCCGAATCGCGTCCAAACACGGCATCCTGATCCTAGACTCTTCTTCCCAGAGAGTCAGCGACTTGCTAGAGATCATCGCATCTATGGTGCTGTTCTCCGTAAGTGGATCATGGAAGTCCAAACAAGATGAAATAGGCGACTTGTCGAACAACAGGCTGGAAGCTTATCAACTCTTGATTACGACTAGGCAAGATGATCTTAATGAACTTATCGTGTTTGAATACGAGCTGCTTCAACGATTCATTATGCTCTGCAATAATAGCGAAATGACCAAATCATTTCAATCCGCTGTCTCACGATTATTCTGGAATCGAAACTACAGACGATGGCAAGCTCCCTACGCCGGTCAAACCTCCATTCAAGTCGATAAGCTGATTCGTTCAGCATCTTCGGACTTGGCAACTTTTCAAGAAGCATTATTCGACTATCTGCACACGCTGAAGCTGACATGGCTATAA
- a CDS encoding GyrI-like domain-containing protein, whose amino-acid sequence MSAFLEKKGSFAVIGKLGQGFAADSQDWIYPLWQEANNNFEEIRTLAKTDAEGNIVGLWGAMSDLSESFKRWTDQGKYLAGCEVLENSIAPIGWTKWIVPSYKFAVMKCSQSTYQEIFNYMINDYLPTNQYTIVGAIHEFYNPVEANEELYLYFPIEERDIK is encoded by the coding sequence ATGTCCGCATTTTTAGAAAAGAAGGGATCATTTGCAGTTATCGGAAAGTTAGGACAGGGCTTTGCAGCCGACAGCCAAGATTGGATTTATCCCCTTTGGCAAGAAGCAAATAATAACTTTGAAGAGATTCGGACATTAGCAAAGACTGATGCGGAAGGTAATATCGTTGGGCTTTGGGGGGCGATGAGTGACTTATCCGAGAGCTTTAAACGTTGGACAGATCAGGGTAAATATTTAGCTGGATGTGAAGTGTTGGAGAACTCGATTGCTCCAATTGGATGGACAAAATGGATAGTTCCTTCATATAAATTTGCAGTAATGAAATGCAGTCAAAGTACATATCAAGAGATATTCAATTATATGATCAATGATTATTTACCAACTAACCAATATACAATTGTTGGAGCAATACATGAATTCTACAACCCAGTAGAAGCAAACGAGGAACTTTATTTATATTTTCCTATTGAAGAACGAGACATCAAGTAA
- a CDS encoding mandelate racemase/muconate lactonizing enzyme family protein translates to MKITDVRTYIVGNPWKNWLFVQVDTDEGFTGLGEGTLNGLAKTVEAAIHELKHLVLGMDPFDVETISLKMIRDVYSDGGQVQGSALAAIETACWDIMGKVTGQPLYKLLGGRCHDKLRCYANGWYRGGADEDSFYNQAKEVVDKGYTALKFDPFGPAWRTVERADFTLAVRNIAAVREAVGPDVDILIEGHNRFSVHTALQFADAMAPYSPTWFEAPVPPYRVSSVIEVAKRSPVPIACGEDYYNREQFAELLKHDAVHIIQLEPQFLGLSASKQICGMVHAHNGVTAPHSAQGPICSIVCSHLNMATPNFFLHEIFDDFNHSWAQDIFSPPFKVVDGYLQPPERPGLGVEFNLEEASKYPYDPGHWLPLFKQGWEKREKVE, encoded by the coding sequence ATGAAGATTACCGATGTTCGCACTTATATCGTAGGAAACCCTTGGAAAAATTGGTTGTTCGTCCAGGTGGATACGGATGAAGGCTTTACCGGATTGGGCGAAGGCACTCTGAACGGGCTCGCTAAGACGGTTGAGGCGGCCATACACGAGTTGAAGCATTTGGTGCTCGGGATGGATCCGTTCGACGTGGAAACGATTTCGCTTAAAATGATTCGAGATGTTTATTCAGACGGCGGCCAAGTTCAAGGCTCCGCCCTTGCCGCCATCGAAACGGCGTGCTGGGACATCATGGGCAAAGTCACCGGTCAACCCCTGTACAAGCTACTCGGCGGCAGGTGTCATGACAAGCTTCGTTGTTATGCGAATGGTTGGTATCGCGGCGGCGCGGATGAAGATAGCTTCTACAACCAAGCGAAGGAGGTCGTCGACAAGGGCTATACCGCTTTGAAGTTCGATCCCTTCGGACCGGCGTGGCGAACGGTCGAACGCGCGGACTTTACTCTTGCCGTACGTAATATAGCTGCCGTTAGAGAAGCGGTAGGACCCGATGTCGATATTCTGATCGAAGGCCACAATCGCTTTAGCGTGCATACGGCGTTACAATTCGCGGATGCCATGGCTCCATATAGCCCGACCTGGTTCGAGGCGCCTGTACCTCCTTATCGCGTTTCGTCGGTTATCGAAGTGGCCAAACGAAGCCCGGTTCCGATTGCATGCGGAGAAGATTATTACAACCGCGAGCAATTCGCGGAATTGCTGAAACATGATGCCGTTCACATTATCCAACTAGAACCGCAGTTCCTGGGCCTAAGCGCATCGAAACAAATATGCGGGATGGTCCATGCGCATAATGGCGTGACGGCTCCTCATAGCGCTCAAGGGCCGATCTGTTCGATCGTCTGCTCGCATTTGAACATGGCTACGCCGAACTTCTTCCTGCATGAAATTTTCGACGACTTCAACCACTCGTGGGCGCAGGATATTTTCTCCCCTCCCTTTAAGGTAGTGGACGGTTATTTGCAACCGCCGGAACGCCCAGGCCTTGGCGTAGAGTTTAATCTGGAGGAAGCATCCAAGTATCCGTACGATCCGGGACACTGGCTGCCGTTGTTCAAACAAGGCTGGGAGAAGCGGGAAAAGGTCGAATAG
- a CDS encoding YdeI/OmpD-associated family protein translates to MIIDKIVQAHSRQEWRNWLSDNHDSEDYCWAVTANHDPVSYLDLVEEALCFGWIDSTKKRIDNTQTAQRFSPRSKRSNWTELNKERVRRLAKLGMMTEAGNRVLPDMKVESFVIQDDILAQLREDETLYRHFQAMPDLYVRIKIDNIQSVRNDAKLFQNRLTKFIEQTRINKMYGQWNDDGRLLEY, encoded by the coding sequence ATGATTATTGATAAAATCGTCCAAGCTCATTCGCGACAAGAATGGCGAAATTGGCTAAGCGATAATCACGATTCAGAAGATTATTGTTGGGCAGTAACTGCAAATCATGATCCCGTAAGTTATTTAGATTTAGTTGAAGAAGCTTTGTGTTTTGGTTGGATTGATAGTACAAAAAAGAGGATAGATAACACCCAAACCGCGCAACGGTTTTCACCTAGAAGTAAAAGAAGTAACTGGACAGAGCTCAACAAAGAACGAGTCCGGCGATTAGCTAAACTAGGTATGATGACTGAAGCAGGAAATCGCGTGTTGCCCGATATGAAAGTGGAATCTTTCGTTATTCAAGATGATATTTTAGCGCAATTACGTGAGGATGAAACGCTATATCGTCATTTTCAGGCCATGCCGGACCTATATGTGAGAATCAAAATCGACAATATCCAGTCGGTCCGGAACGATGCAAAGTTATTTCAAAATCGATTGACAAAGTTCATCGAACAAACCCGTATTAATAAAATGTATGGTCAATGGAATGATGATGGTCGCCTCTTAGAATATTAA
- a CDS encoding VanZ family protein — protein sequence MNVRTLIEIEVKTNLKVKRLIYLVIVWSIFLVYLSILFKVVLFKYSHSQSFIIERIQTQLHWESIKIKIYYYSNLIPFRTIYNYVINNENWRIGYINVVGNTILFIPFGLIISAMMYKSNSNRRIFSYATLTSLSLEVIQLILGLGQFDIDDLILNSIGAIIGIMLFNFVTIIYRSIFRKWIKEDLIVR from the coding sequence GTGAATGTAAGAACGTTAATTGAAATTGAGGTGAAAACAAATTTGAAGGTCAAACGATTAATTTACCTTGTAATTGTTTGGTCAATTTTTCTTGTTTATCTTTCAATTTTGTTCAAGGTTGTTCTATTTAAATATTCGCACTCGCAATCGTTCATAATTGAAAGAATACAAACTCAACTTCATTGGGAAAGCATTAAGATCAAAATTTATTACTATAGTAATTTGATTCCTTTCAGAACTATTTATAATTATGTTATTAATAATGAGAATTGGAGGATTGGATATATAAATGTGGTAGGGAATACAATTCTCTTTATACCATTTGGATTAATAATTTCTGCAATGATGTATAAGAGCAACTCTAATCGAAGGATATTTTCGTATGCTACACTAACGAGTTTATCACTTGAAGTAATTCAATTAATTTTAGGATTGGGACAATTTGATATAGATGACTTGATATTAAACTCCATTGGAGCAATTATTGGGATAATGCTTTTTAATTTTGTAACGATTATTTACAGAAGCATATTTCGAAAATGGATAAAAGAAGACCTCATCGTCCGATAG
- a CDS encoding chromate transporter, producing the protein MNKLKSLAEVVWVSTLLGLTSFGGPIAHLGYFHNVYVKRRKWIDERSYADLVALCQFLPGPASSQVGIGIGTMRAGLLGGVAAWIGFTLPSFLALVLFAFTMKGLDIGATGWIHGLKIVAVAIVAHAILGMAQKLIPDRNRATIAIAATVIALLWQTSLSQISIIFLAAIAGLFLYRKSTVTDLSEIQVTIKRDIAVACLVVFFGLLFLLPAIRELTSSHWIVMFDSFYRAGSLVFGGGHVVLPLLEREVVTTGWISSEEFLSGYGVTQAVPGPLFTFAAYIGTIMNGWLGAIVATVAIFLPAFLLVIGVLPFWDSLRRKPKVQGALLGINAAVVGILVAAFYNPIWTSSILAPADFALAAILFGMLAYWKTPSWVVVITGALGGVAISYFQLV; encoded by the coding sequence ATGAATAAGCTTAAGTCATTGGCAGAAGTCGTCTGGGTTTCTACTCTACTCGGATTAACGTCATTTGGAGGCCCCATTGCTCACCTTGGTTATTTTCACAACGTATATGTAAAACGAAGAAAGTGGATAGATGAGAGAAGTTACGCCGATTTAGTAGCTCTTTGTCAGTTTTTGCCTGGACCTGCAAGCAGCCAAGTCGGTATAGGCATAGGAACCATGCGCGCGGGGTTATTAGGAGGCGTTGCCGCTTGGATCGGGTTCACACTTCCGTCATTCCTAGCGCTCGTACTCTTTGCATTTACGATGAAAGGATTAGATATCGGCGCAACGGGATGGATTCATGGTCTGAAAATAGTAGCCGTAGCCATTGTCGCTCATGCCATACTTGGTATGGCGCAAAAATTAATACCTGACCGTAATCGAGCAACAATAGCCATTGCAGCGACTGTAATCGCTTTATTGTGGCAAACTTCGCTTAGCCAAATTTCGATTATTTTCCTTGCCGCTATTGCGGGTTTATTTCTCTACAGAAAATCAACGGTTACCGATTTGTCAGAAATTCAAGTGACCATTAAACGAGATATAGCCGTCGCCTGTTTGGTTGTTTTTTTCGGATTGTTATTCTTGCTACCCGCAATAAGAGAGTTAACGTCTTCTCATTGGATTGTGATGTTTGATAGCTTTTACCGGGCAGGTTCTCTTGTATTTGGGGGAGGACATGTCGTTCTTCCGCTCCTGGAGAGGGAAGTCGTAACAACGGGATGGATATCAAGCGAAGAGTTCCTTTCCGGATACGGCGTTACCCAAGCTGTACCTGGTCCCTTATTTACTTTTGCAGCTTATATAGGGACCATTATGAATGGTTGGCTGGGAGCAATAGTAGCTACTGTGGCAATCTTTCTGCCGGCTTTTCTATTGGTCATTGGGGTATTGCCGTTCTGGGATTCCTTACGAAGAAAACCTAAAGTACAAGGCGCTCTCCTAGGGATAAATGCGGCAGTGGTAGGTATTCTAGTTGCAGCATTTTATAACCCGATTTGGACGAGTTCAATATTAGCTCCAGCGGATTTCGCTTTGGCGGCTATATTATTCGGCATGCTTGCTTATTGGAAAACTCCGTCCTGGGTAGTGGTGATCACGGGTGCATTAGGTGGAGTAGCCATTAGCTATTTTCAACTGGTCTAA
- a CDS encoding VOC family protein, with product MGRVVLFDLSSQDPERAAAFYSSVFGWKISEPNWGYYPVTTGDDNQPGIHGGISKGPSDFPHGTRIQIEVDDIEESIKKSVELGAQIVRDKMEFDNFYLAYLVDPVGNGIGLIQNK from the coding sequence ATGGGGAGAGTAGTTTTATTTGACTTAAGTAGTCAAGATCCTGAACGTGCAGCGGCATTTTATTCTTCGGTGTTTGGATGGAAGATTTCAGAACCCAATTGGGGGTACTATCCCGTGACAACTGGCGATGATAATCAACCAGGAATTCATGGCGGCATTTCTAAAGGACCGAGTGATTTTCCTCATGGCACAAGAATTCAAATCGAGGTAGATGATATCGAAGAATCTATTAAGAAGTCAGTTGAATTAGGAGCTCAGATTGTAAGAGATAAGATGGAATTTGATAATTTCTATTTAGCATATTTAGTTGACCCTGTAGGCAACGGAATTGGATTAATTCAGAATAAGTAA